In Desulfosediminicola ganghwensis, a single window of DNA contains:
- a CDS encoding 4Fe-4S dicluster domain-containing protein: MKTPNKSKKQYAFLVDSEDCVGCYSCAMACRNYYHHEQGVVWRKLYPLQEESYPHRERAFFSLACNHCENPACLAECPADAYTKREKDGIVVHHQEKCIGCRNCLDACPYGVPQFNEIEDRAEKCSLCHERIDAGHKPACTQSCPTNALRLVELSQLAGKKVVQYPAGHPKEEQINPSTRFILPKAPKIIRR; the protein is encoded by the coding sequence ATGAAGACACCAAATAAATCAAAAAAACAGTACGCATTTCTGGTAGATTCTGAAGACTGCGTAGGTTGCTATTCCTGTGCCATGGCCTGCCGCAACTACTACCACCATGAACAAGGTGTGGTCTGGAGAAAGCTTTACCCGCTGCAGGAGGAGAGCTATCCGCACCGCGAGCGCGCATTTTTCTCACTGGCCTGTAACCACTGCGAAAACCCTGCCTGTCTGGCCGAATGCCCTGCCGACGCCTACACCAAGCGTGAAAAGGATGGTATTGTGGTCCATCACCAGGAGAAATGCATCGGTTGTCGGAACTGTCTCGACGCCTGCCCTTATGGCGTGCCACAGTTCAATGAAATTGAGGATCGGGCCGAAAAATGCAGCCTCTGTCATGAGCGGATTGACGCCGGCCATAAACCGGCCTGCACCCAGTCATGCCCAACCAATGCCCTGCGCCTGGTTGAACTGTCGCAACTGGCGGGAAAAAAAGTGGTTCAGTACCCTGCGGGCCACCCAAAAGAAGAGCAGATCAACCCTTCAACCAGGTTCATCCTGCCGAAGGCTCCGAAAATAATACGTAGATAG